One Microlunatus soli genomic window carries:
- a CDS encoding DEAD/DEAH box helicase family protein: protein MINYVLGAPGSGKSLIIPRLRRLMPDRVVLDWDALMEPAGDLAGAPIPQTPRTWEPYGRLVRTVVDAILPVDLVLLGVCTPAELADWPTGSWLLLDCSDEVRRQRLTARNEPDDIDDVLRDAANYRALGLPVVDTTYLSPDEVATSVVDRTSRAAPTFRRDQQVPKISSS, encoded by the coding sequence ATGATCAACTATGTCCTCGGCGCGCCCGGCTCCGGCAAGAGTCTGATCATCCCGAGGCTGCGTCGACTGATGCCCGACCGGGTGGTGCTGGATTGGGATGCCCTTATGGAGCCGGCCGGCGACCTCGCCGGCGCTCCGATCCCTCAGACCCCGCGGACCTGGGAACCCTACGGGCGTCTGGTCCGGACCGTCGTCGACGCGATCCTTCCGGTGGATCTGGTGCTGCTCGGAGTCTGCACCCCGGCCGAGCTGGCCGATTGGCCCACGGGCTCGTGGCTCCTGTTGGACTGTTCCGACGAGGTACGTCGGCAGCGGCTGACTGCGCGCAACGAACCAGATGACATCGACGACGTGCTGCGCGATGCCGCCAACTACCGGGCACTCGGCCTGCCGGTCGTCGACACGACCTACCTCTCGCCGGACGAGGTAGCCACCTCGGTGGTCGACAGGACGAGTCGAGCGGCACCGACGTTCAGAAGGGACCAGCAGGTGCCGAAGATCTCGAGCTCGTGA